Proteins from a genomic interval of Gossypium hirsutum isolate 1008001.06 chromosome A09, Gossypium_hirsutum_v2.1, whole genome shotgun sequence:
- the LOC107928453 gene encoding uncharacterized protein, producing the protein MASLNSLPFIAIFLVLHLSIAKSDFLSPLFPPISDDVCKEVHCGKGKCKPSSNGSLPYTCECDIGWKQTAADHDDHPKFLPCIFPNCTLDTSCAAAPSPVQEKEAKANRSIFDICRWTNCGGGSCNKTSPFTYDCKCSEGYFNLLNVSVFPCYRECAIGLDCANLGITTSNKSTSATPSSSQNNANRAGSKLLENCQLVIILVLLLVMVV; encoded by the exons ATGGCTTCTCTCAATTCCCTTCCCTTCATTGCAATCTTCCTTGTTCTTCATCTGAGCATTGCTAAATCCGACTTTTTATCACCCCTTTTCCCACCTATCTCTG ATGATGTATGCAAAGAAGTGCATTGTGGAAAAGGAAAATGCAAGCCTTCATCAAATGGATCACTCCCTTATACTTGTGAATGCGATATTGGTTGGAAACAAACAGCTGCTGATCATGATGATCATCCCAAGTTTCTCCCTTGCATTTTTCCCAATT GTACGCTTGATACTTCTTGTGCAGCTGCTCCTTCTCCTGTGCAAGAAAAGGAAGCCAAAGCAAATCGATCTATTTTTGATA TCTGCCGTTGGACTAATTGCGGTGGTGGATCGTGCAACAAGACATCACCGTTTACGTATGATTGCAAATGTTCAGAGGGTTATTTTAATCTTCTTAATGTCTCTGTCTTCCCGTGCTACAGAGAAT GTGCGATCGGACTGGATTGTGCAAACCTTGGGATCACCACGTCGAATAAATCTACTTCCGCAACACCATCATCGTCCCAAAACAATGCGAATAGAG CTGGGTCGAAGCTGCTAGAGAATTGTCAATTGGTGATAATATTGGTATTGTTGCTGGTTATGGTAGTTTGA